In one window of Kitasatospora sp. MMS16-BH015 DNA:
- the cobN gene encoding cobaltochelatase subunit CobN, whose amino-acid sequence MILLLSTSDTDLLSARASQGPVGFRLGNPARLSPEQLPELLDGTDLVVVRLLGGRRAWQEGLDALLAGPRPVIVLTGEQAPDAQLMELSTVPAGIAAEAHAYLAHGGPANLAELGAFLSDTVLLTGHGFAAPASAPEWGPLDREAANEAGPSVAVLYYRAHHMSGNTAFVETLCQAIEAQGARPKPLYCSSLRGAAPELLAELADTDAIVTTVLAAGGTKPAEAQAGGDEEAWDAGALAALDRPILQALCLTWSREQWEGSDDGLSPLDTATQIAVPEFDGRLITVPFSFKELDEDGLTVYAADPERAARVAGIAVAHARLRHTPAAERRLALVLSAYPTKHARVGNAVGLDTPASAIRLLHRLRAEGMDLGTDLPGLDVDPDTDSGHEGDALIHALIAAGGYDQDWLTEEQLARNPVRIPAADYRRWYATLPAGLREQVEEHWGPAPGELYVDRSQNPDGDIVLAGIRSGNLLVLIQPPRGFGENPVAIYHDPDLPPSHHYLAAYRWIAAAQEDNGFGAHAVIHLGKHGNLEWLPGKTAALSAECGPDAVLGDLPLVYPFLVNDPGEGTQAKRRAHATLVDHLVPPMARADSYGDIARLEQLLDEHSNIAAMDPAKLPAIRAQIWTLIQAAKLDHDLGLDERPEDDGFDDFLLHVDGWLCEIKDVQIRDGLHVLGQAPAGTDRVNIVLAILRARQIWGGVTALPGLREALGLDEAALTLGATDAAEAKARELVEAMEALDWAPEAVEKVAAGHNPQVAEVLTFAATQVVPRLARTTDELDAVLHALNGGFVPAGPSGSPLRGLVNVLPTGRNFYSVDPKAVPSRLAWETGQALADSLIERYRADNDGAYPPSVGLSLWGTSAMRTAGDDIAEAFALLGVRPVWDDASRRVTGLEAVPLTELGRPRIDVTLRISGFFRDAFPHVVALLDDAVRLAARQEEPDADNFVRAHVQADLAVHGDERKATVRVFGSRPGTYGAGLLQLIDSRDWRTDADLAEVYSLWGGYAYGRDLGGRPAREEMETAYKRITVAAKNTDTREHDIADSDDYFQYHGGMVATVRALTGKAPAAYIGDSTRPETVRTRTLTEEAARVFRARVVNPRWMEAMRRHGYKGAFEMAATVDYLFGYDATTGVVADWMYEKLTQEYVLDPTNREFLGSVNPWALHGISERLLEAAERKLWAEPDPALLDALRTAFLETEGDLEGDEA is encoded by the coding sequence ATGATCCTGCTCCTCTCCACCTCCGACACCGACCTGCTGAGCGCCCGCGCCTCGCAGGGCCCGGTCGGCTTCCGCCTCGGCAACCCGGCGCGCCTGAGCCCCGAGCAGCTCCCCGAGCTGCTCGACGGCACCGACCTGGTGGTCGTCCGCCTGCTCGGCGGCCGCCGCGCCTGGCAGGAGGGACTGGACGCCCTGCTGGCGGGTCCGCGCCCGGTGATCGTGCTGACGGGTGAGCAGGCCCCGGACGCCCAGCTGATGGAGCTCTCCACCGTGCCCGCCGGCATCGCCGCCGAGGCGCACGCCTACCTGGCCCACGGCGGCCCGGCCAACCTGGCCGAGCTCGGCGCCTTCCTCTCCGACACCGTGCTGCTCACCGGCCACGGCTTCGCCGCCCCGGCCTCCGCCCCCGAGTGGGGCCCGCTCGACCGTGAGGCGGCCAACGAGGCCGGCCCCAGCGTGGCCGTCCTCTACTACCGCGCCCACCACATGAGCGGCAACACCGCCTTCGTCGAGACGCTCTGCCAGGCCATCGAGGCCCAGGGCGCCCGCCCGAAGCCGCTCTACTGCTCCTCCCTGCGCGGCGCCGCCCCCGAGCTGCTCGCCGAGCTGGCCGACACCGACGCGATCGTCACCACCGTGCTCGCCGCCGGTGGCACCAAGCCGGCCGAGGCCCAGGCCGGCGGCGACGAGGAGGCCTGGGACGCCGGCGCGCTCGCCGCCCTGGACCGCCCGATCCTGCAGGCGCTCTGCCTCACCTGGTCCCGCGAGCAGTGGGAGGGCAGCGACGACGGCCTCTCCCCGCTGGACACCGCGACCCAGATCGCCGTCCCGGAGTTCGACGGTCGTCTGATCACCGTTCCGTTCTCCTTCAAGGAGCTGGACGAGGACGGCCTCACCGTCTACGCCGCCGACCCCGAGCGGGCCGCCCGCGTCGCCGGCATCGCCGTGGCCCACGCCCGCCTGCGCCACACCCCGGCCGCCGAGCGCCGCCTGGCGCTGGTCCTCTCCGCGTACCCGACCAAGCACGCCCGGGTCGGCAACGCCGTCGGCCTGGACACCCCGGCCAGCGCGATCCGCCTGCTCCACCGCCTGCGCGCGGAGGGCATGGACCTCGGCACCGACCTCCCCGGCCTGGACGTCGACCCGGACACCGACTCGGGCCACGAGGGCGACGCCCTCATCCACGCCCTGATCGCGGCCGGCGGCTACGACCAGGACTGGCTGACGGAGGAGCAGCTCGCCCGCAACCCCGTCCGCATCCCGGCGGCCGACTACCGCCGCTGGTACGCCACCCTGCCGGCCGGCCTGCGCGAGCAGGTCGAGGAGCACTGGGGCCCGGCCCCCGGCGAGCTGTACGTGGACCGTTCGCAGAACCCGGACGGCGACATCGTCCTGGCCGGCATCCGCTCCGGGAACCTGCTGGTCCTCATCCAGCCCCCGCGCGGCTTCGGCGAGAACCCGGTCGCGATCTACCACGACCCGGACCTCCCGCCCTCCCACCACTACCTGGCCGCCTACCGCTGGATCGCGGCGGCCCAGGAGGACAACGGCTTCGGCGCCCACGCCGTGATCCACCTCGGCAAGCACGGCAACCTGGAGTGGCTGCCCGGCAAGACCGCCGCCCTCTCCGCCGAGTGCGGGCCGGACGCGGTACTCGGCGACCTCCCCCTCGTCTACCCCTTCCTGGTCAACGACCCGGGCGAGGGCACCCAGGCCAAGCGCCGCGCCCACGCCACCCTGGTCGACCACCTGGTGCCACCGATGGCCCGCGCCGACTCCTACGGCGACATCGCCCGCCTGGAGCAGCTGCTCGACGAGCACTCCAACATCGCGGCGATGGACCCGGCCAAGCTGCCCGCGATCCGCGCCCAGATCTGGACGCTGATCCAGGCCGCCAAGCTCGACCACGACCTGGGCCTGGACGAGCGGCCCGAGGACGACGGCTTCGACGACTTCCTGCTGCACGTCGACGGCTGGCTCTGCGAGATCAAGGACGTGCAGATCCGCGACGGTCTGCACGTGCTCGGCCAGGCCCCGGCCGGCACCGACCGGGTCAACATCGTGCTGGCCATCCTGCGCGCCCGCCAGATCTGGGGCGGCGTCACCGCGCTGCCCGGCCTGCGCGAGGCGCTGGGCCTGGACGAGGCGGCGCTCACCCTAGGCGCCACCGACGCGGCCGAGGCCAAGGCCCGCGAGCTGGTCGAGGCGATGGAGGCCCTGGACTGGGCCCCCGAGGCGGTCGAGAAGGTCGCCGCCGGGCACAACCCGCAGGTCGCGGAGGTGCTCACCTTCGCCGCCACCCAGGTCGTCCCCCGCCTCGCCAGGACCACCGACGAGCTGGACGCGGTACTGCACGCACTGAACGGCGGCTTCGTCCCGGCCGGCCCCTCCGGCTCCCCGCTGCGCGGGCTGGTCAACGTGCTGCCCACCGGCCGCAACTTCTACTCCGTCGACCCGAAGGCCGTGCCCAGCCGCCTCGCCTGGGAGACCGGCCAGGCCCTCGCGGACTCCCTGATCGAGCGCTACCGCGCCGACAACGACGGCGCGTACCCGCCCAGCGTCGGCCTCTCGCTCTGGGGCACCAGCGCGATGCGCACCGCCGGCGACGACATCGCCGAGGCCTTCGCCCTGCTGGGCGTCCGCCCGGTCTGGGACGACGCCTCCCGCCGGGTCACCGGCCTGGAGGCTGTCCCGCTCACCGAGCTTGGCCGCCCCCGGATCGACGTCACGCTGCGCATCTCGGGCTTCTTCCGGGACGCCTTCCCGCACGTGGTGGCCCTGCTGGACGACGCCGTCCGGCTGGCCGCCCGTCAGGAGGAGCCGGACGCGGACAACTTCGTCCGGGCCCACGTCCAGGCCGACCTGGCCGTGCACGGCGACGAGCGCAAGGCCACCGTCCGCGTCTTCGGCTCCCGCCCGGGCACCTACGGCGCCGGCCTGCTCCAGCTGATCGACAGCCGCGACTGGCGCACCGACGCCGACCTGGCCGAGGTCTACTCGCTCTGGGGCGGCTACGCCTACGGCCGCGACCTCGGCGGGCGCCCGGCCCGCGAGGAGATGGAGACGGCGTACAAGCGGATCACCGTGGCGGCCAAGAACACCGACACCCGCGAGCACGACATCGCCGACTCGGACGACTACTTCCAGTACCACGGCGGCATGGTCGCCACCGTCCGCGCGCTCACCGGCAAGGCCCCGGCCGCCTACATCGGCGACTCCACCCGCCCGGAGACCGTCCGCACCCGCACCCTCACCGAGGAGGCGGCCCGGGTCTTCCGCGCCCGGGTGGTCAACCCGCGCTGGATGGAGGCCATGCGCCGCCACGGCTACAAGGGCGCCTTCGAGATGGCCGCGACCGTCGACTACCTCTTCGGCTACGACGCCACCACCGGCGTGGTCGCGGACTGGATGTACGAGAAGCTCACCCAGGAGTACGTGCTCGACCCCACCAACCGCGAGTTCCTCGGCTCGGTCAACCCCTGGGCCCTGCACGGCATCAGCGAGCGCCTGCTGGAGGCCGCCGAGCGCAAGCTCTGGGCCGAGCCGGACCCGGCCCTGCTCGACGCCCTGCGCACCGCCTTCCTCGAGACCGAGGGCGACCTCGAGGGCGACGAAGCCTGA
- the cobG gene encoding precorrin-3B synthase has protein sequence MSSRPPAGEAGSELPGRGAADACPGALRLHAADDGHLARVRIPGGLLTDRQALVLADAAAELGDGQLETTSRGNVQLRGLAADSGLELGRRLRAAGLLPSDTHERVRNIVASPGAGLDGLGFADVQGWVRELDAALCASDVAAGLSGKFLFALDDGRGDVAALDADVTLIAVAGGGALLRLGRARTARVVPAGGEVAAALAAAVEFLGVADGAWHVREVSSLALGREPIPGFGGRPVGVGLLPGAGRLSAGSAQFPAPLGSATESLCVGLPFGRVTVAQWRLMASVGRELRVTPWRSVVLPGVGAEVLAELGAAGLRVSGESAWAGASACTGAPGCGKSVADVRRDAAAALDGMAAGGLPVHWSGCERRCGHPSGVWVDVLATGPEGYRVAGGASFVDVTREEMAAAVAEARRTK, from the coding sequence ATGTCATCCCGACCCCCCGCCGGCGAAGCGGGCTCCGAGCTGCCCGGCAGGGGCGCGGCGGACGCCTGCCCCGGTGCGTTGCGGCTGCACGCCGCGGATGACGGCCACCTGGCTCGGGTACGGATACCGGGTGGGTTGCTGACGGATCGTCAGGCCTTGGTACTGGCGGATGCGGCGGCCGAGCTGGGCGACGGGCAGTTGGAGACGACGTCCCGGGGGAACGTCCAACTCCGCGGTCTGGCCGCCGATTCGGGGCTGGAGCTGGGGCGGCGGTTGCGGGCTGCGGGGCTGCTGCCCTCGGACACGCACGAGCGGGTGCGGAACATCGTGGCTTCGCCCGGGGCGGGGCTGGACGGGTTGGGTTTCGCCGACGTGCAGGGGTGGGTGCGGGAGCTGGATGCTGCGCTCTGTGCGTCGGATGTGGCTGCTGGGCTCTCGGGCAAGTTCCTCTTCGCGTTGGACGACGGGCGGGGGGATGTGGCTGCCCTCGATGCCGATGTGACGTTGATCGCAGTGGCCGGGGGCGGGGCCCTGCTGCGGCTCGGGCGGGCTCGGACGGCGCGGGTGGTTCCGGCGGGGGGCGAGGTCGCGGCTGCTCTTGCGGCGGCGGTGGAGTTCCTGGGGGTGGCCGATGGGGCTTGGCACGTGCGGGAGGTGTCTTCGCTGGCGCTCGGGCGTGAGCCGATACCGGGGTTCGGGGGGCGTCCCGTGGGGGTCGGTCTGTTGCCGGGTGCGGGAAGGCTCTCTGCCGGAAGCGCGCAGTTCCCCGCGCCCCTGGGTAGTGCAACTGAGTCTTTGTGCGTCGGGTTGCCGTTCGGGCGGGTGACTGTTGCGCAGTGGCGGTTGATGGCTTCGGTGGGGCGGGAGCTGCGGGTCACGCCGTGGCGGTCGGTGGTGTTGCCTGGGGTCGGTGCTGAGGTGCTGGCTGAGCTGGGGGCGGCCGGGCTGCGGGTCTCGGGGGAGTCGGCCTGGGCCGGGGCGAGTGCCTGTACCGGGGCGCCGGGGTGCGGGAAGTCGGTGGCGGACGTGCGGCGGGATGCCGCTGCGGCGCTGGACGGGATGGCGGCCGGGGGGCTGCCGGTGCACTGGTCGGGGTGTGAGCGGCGGTGCGGGCACCCCTCGGGGGTGTGGGTGGATGTGCTGGCGACGGGGCCCGAGGGGTACCGGGTCGCCGGGGGTGCGAGTTTTGTCGATGTGACGAGAGAAGAGATGGCTGCGGCGGTGGCCGAGGCCCGGAGGACGAAGTGA
- a CDS encoding precorrin-8X methylmutase, producing MIEYEKDGAAIYRQSFATIRAEADLAGLPEDVARVAVRMIHACGMTDLVRDIAFSAKAVADARAALLAGAPILCDVSMVASGVTRKRLPADNEVVCTLSDPSVPALAKEMGNTRSAAAMELWLPKLEGAVVAVGNAPTSLFRLLEMVAAGAPRPAAVIGVPVGFIGAAESKEALAANELGLEYLVVRGRRGGSAIAAAAINAIASEEE from the coding sequence GTGATCGAGTACGAGAAGGACGGCGCCGCGATCTACCGGCAGTCCTTTGCCACCATCCGGGCCGAGGCCGATCTGGCGGGGCTGCCGGAGGACGTCGCGCGGGTCGCCGTGCGGATGATCCACGCCTGCGGAATGACCGACCTGGTGAGGGACATCGCGTTCTCGGCGAAGGCGGTGGCCGATGCGCGGGCCGCGCTGCTCGCCGGGGCGCCGATCCTCTGCGACGTGTCGATGGTGGCGAGCGGGGTGACCCGCAAGCGGCTGCCGGCCGACAACGAGGTGGTCTGCACGCTCTCCGACCCGTCGGTGCCGGCACTGGCCAAGGAGATGGGCAACACCCGGAGCGCGGCGGCGATGGAGCTGTGGCTGCCGAAGCTCGAAGGGGCCGTGGTGGCGGTGGGCAACGCGCCGACCTCGCTGTTCCGGCTGCTGGAGATGGTCGCGGCCGGCGCGCCGCGGCCGGCGGCCGTGATCGGGGTGCCGGTGGGCTTCATCGGGGCCGCCGAGTCAAAGGAGGCGCTGGCGGCGAACGAGCTGGGGCTCGAGTACCTGGTGGTGCGGGGCCGTCGGGGCGGCAGTGCGATCGCCGCCGCCGCGATCAACGCGATTGCGAGTGAGGAAGAGTGA
- a CDS encoding precorrin-2 C(20)-methyltransferase, whose protein sequence is MTERQTGRLYGVGLGPGDPELVTVKAAGLIAKADVIAYHSARHGRSIARSIAEHYLTGGQIEEKLVYPITVETTDHPGGYRGALDDFYEEAAARLAAHLDAGRDVVVLAEGDPLFYGSYQHMHKRLAHRYPTEVVPGVTSVSAAAARLGKPLVEAEEVLTIIPGTLPEEELTARLAATDSAVVMKLGRTFPAVKRALERSGRLAEAQYVERATMPGERTAPLAEVDEEGVPYFSVAVLPSRVAQLDTKGQSYDGSSPVVDETAGEVVVVGTGPAGPLWLTPEARGVLAGATDLVGYTTYLDRVPVRAGQLRHGSDNKVEAERAEFALDLARRGRKVVVVSSGDPGVFAMATAVLEAACAEPYRSVPVRIVPGMTAAHAAASRAGAPLGHDYATVSLSDRLKPWEVVAKRLRAAAEADLVLALYNPGSKSRTTQVGLTKELLLEYREFDTPVVMARDVGGPTERVRTVKLGELDPAEVDMRTLLLIGSSQTQAVARDNGTEVVWTPRRYPEV, encoded by the coding sequence GTGACGGAACGTCAGACCGGACGGCTGTACGGGGTCGGCCTCGGGCCGGGTGACCCGGAGTTGGTGACCGTCAAGGCCGCCGGGCTCATCGCCAAGGCCGACGTGATCGCGTACCACAGTGCGCGGCACGGCCGTTCGATCGCCAGGTCGATAGCCGAGCACTACCTGACGGGCGGCCAGATCGAGGAGAAGCTGGTCTACCCGATCACGGTGGAGACCACCGACCACCCGGGCGGGTACCGGGGGGCGCTGGACGACTTCTACGAGGAGGCCGCGGCCCGGCTCGCGGCGCACCTGGACGCCGGGCGGGACGTGGTGGTGCTCGCCGAGGGCGACCCGCTGTTCTACGGCTCGTACCAGCACATGCACAAGCGGCTCGCGCACCGGTACCCGACCGAGGTCGTGCCCGGGGTCACCTCGGTGAGCGCGGCGGCGGCCCGGCTGGGCAAGCCGCTGGTGGAGGCCGAGGAGGTGCTCACGATCATTCCGGGCACCCTGCCGGAGGAGGAGCTGACGGCGCGGCTGGCCGCGACCGACTCCGCCGTGGTGATGAAGCTGGGCCGCACCTTCCCCGCCGTGAAGCGGGCGCTGGAGCGGTCCGGGCGCCTCGCCGAGGCGCAGTACGTGGAGCGGGCCACCATGCCGGGGGAGCGGACGGCGCCGCTGGCCGAGGTGGACGAGGAGGGCGTGCCGTACTTCTCGGTGGCCGTGCTGCCCAGCCGGGTGGCGCAGCTGGACACCAAGGGGCAGTCGTACGACGGCAGTTCGCCGGTGGTGGACGAGACGGCCGGCGAGGTCGTGGTGGTCGGCACCGGGCCGGCCGGGCCGCTCTGGCTGACACCGGAGGCGCGCGGGGTGCTGGCCGGGGCCACCGACCTGGTCGGGTACACCACGTACCTGGACCGGGTGCCGGTGCGGGCCGGGCAGCTGCGGCACGGCTCGGACAACAAGGTGGAGGCCGAGCGGGCCGAGTTCGCGCTCGACCTGGCGCGGCGGGGCCGGAAGGTCGTGGTGGTCTCCTCCGGTGACCCGGGCGTGTTCGCCATGGCCACCGCCGTGCTGGAGGCCGCCTGCGCCGAGCCGTACCGCTCGGTGCCGGTGCGGATCGTGCCCGGGATGACCGCCGCGCACGCCGCCGCCTCGCGGGCCGGCGCGCCGCTGGGGCACGACTACGCGACCGTCTCGCTCTCCGACCGGCTCAAGCCGTGGGAGGTGGTGGCCAAGCGGCTGCGCGCGGCGGCCGAGGCCGATCTGGTGCTCGCGCTCTACAACCCCGGCTCGAAGAGCCGCACCACCCAGGTCGGGCTCACCAAGGAACTGCTGCTCGAGTACCGGGAGTTCGACACCCCCGTGGTGATGGCCCGGGACGTGGGCGGCCCGACCGAGCGGGTCCGCACCGTGAAGCTGGGCGAGCTGGACCCGGCCGAGGTCGACATGCGCACCCTGCTGCTGATCGGCTCCTCGCAGACCCAGGCCGTCGCCCGGGACAACGGGACCGAAGTGGTCTGGACCCCGCGGCGGTACCCGGAGGTCTGA
- the stsA gene encoding StsA family sactipeptide RiPP, with product MDELSWVKPEIESAEFEAEMDCSCGCGALSGAGSGQSGV from the coding sequence ATGGACGAGCTCTCCTGGGTCAAGCCGGAGATCGAATCGGCCGAGTTCGAGGCCGAGATGGACTGCAGCTGCGGCTGCGGCGCGCTTTCGGGCGCCGGCTCCGGCCAGTCGGGCGTCTGA
- the stsB gene encoding StsB family radical SAM/SPASM domain sactipeptide maturase gives MKLLELWGELIVPEDLVYFRNGADRLVTNPELAAWCLLSEPEAAVLRALSGPDRAAGRPTEDTGAAERTLAKLVLNWLVYLPGRRPVVRAPEPALSMVYYAITDGCNLRCPYCYASSEKPLPGELTTAESLDLVDQAAEMGARTMVFTGGEPMLRKDLFAVARHARERGLAANIITNGTTIRRLETAREMAEIFNLVTVSLDGGTVETHERTRGEGTFAKTAQALRLLNQAGVSPVINHVVTPDSVQVLDQLADFVSGLEIRKVRLMNHSDLGRGASDQFDYGWADYQKVLDFVWTHPIADKLLPEGPKAAKPCSVKGNCGMGGTEIYVNSLGTVYPCKLVTEQKHIAGNLRRQRLAEIFAAPVLADLRSNSVFAGDNLQDCRRCYIRGACGGGCRAYHLAETGDLKRNGRHLCRILRQSMVAGMWDATGVTGPELKAGREELFRPYLVRDDSEHPVYQDWKTARRLLPLAD, from the coding sequence ATGAAACTGCTCGAACTCTGGGGCGAGTTGATCGTCCCCGAGGATCTGGTCTACTTCAGGAACGGTGCGGACCGCCTGGTCACCAACCCCGAGCTGGCCGCCTGGTGCTTGCTGAGCGAGCCCGAGGCGGCGGTGCTCCGGGCCCTGTCCGGCCCCGACCGGGCTGCGGGCCGGCCGACGGAGGACACCGGGGCGGCCGAACGGACCCTGGCCAAGCTGGTGTTGAACTGGCTGGTCTACCTGCCCGGCCGGCGGCCCGTGGTGCGGGCGCCCGAGCCGGCGCTCTCGATGGTGTACTACGCGATCACCGACGGCTGCAACCTGCGCTGCCCGTACTGCTACGCCTCCTCGGAGAAGCCGCTGCCCGGCGAGCTGACCACCGCCGAATCGCTCGACCTGGTCGATCAGGCCGCGGAGATGGGTGCCCGGACGATGGTCTTCACCGGTGGCGAGCCGATGCTCCGCAAGGACCTGTTCGCGGTGGCCCGGCACGCCCGGGAGCGCGGACTGGCGGCCAACATCATCACCAACGGCACCACCATCCGCCGCCTGGAGACGGCGCGGGAGATGGCCGAGATCTTCAACCTGGTCACCGTCAGCCTGGACGGCGGCACCGTGGAGACCCACGAACGGACCCGGGGCGAGGGCACCTTCGCCAAGACGGCGCAGGCGCTGCGGCTGCTGAACCAGGCCGGCGTCTCGCCGGTGATCAACCACGTGGTGACTCCGGACTCCGTCCAGGTGCTGGACCAACTGGCCGACTTCGTCTCGGGATTGGAGATCCGCAAGGTACGGCTGATGAACCACTCGGACCTGGGGCGCGGGGCGAGCGACCAGTTCGACTACGGCTGGGCGGACTACCAGAAGGTGCTGGACTTCGTCTGGACCCACCCGATCGCCGACAAGCTGCTGCCCGAGGGGCCGAAGGCGGCCAAGCCCTGCTCGGTCAAGGGCAATTGCGGGATGGGCGGCACCGAGATCTACGTCAACTCGCTCGGCACGGTCTACCCCTGCAAGCTGGTCACCGAGCAGAAGCACATCGCGGGCAACCTGCGCAGGCAGCGGCTGGCGGAGATCTTCGCCGCCCCCGTGCTGGCCGACCTGCGGAGCAACAGCGTCTTCGCCGGGGACAACCTCCAGGACTGCCGCCGGTGCTACATCCGGGGTGCCTGCGGGGGTGGCTGCCGCGCCTACCACCTGGCGGAGACCGGCGACCTGAAGCGGAACGGGCGCCACCTCTGCCGCATCCTGCGCCAGTCGATGGTGGCGGGCATGTGGGACGCCACCGGCGTCACCGGGCCCGAACTCAAGGCCGGCCGGGAGGAGTTGTTCCGCCCCTACCTGGTGCGGGACGACTCCGAGCACCCGGTGTACCAGGACTGGAAGACCGCCCGCCGCCTGCTGCCGCTCGCCGACTGA
- a CDS encoding PqqD family protein yields MRYLIDPEVVWIPSDQEVRLYSARSGEFHTLNRTAAEIWLQQAESGSVTEAAAELSRRHGAEDAAQHALIAKDVREFVDRLLAQELLVVEPVESAGAAGAADD; encoded by the coding sequence ATGCGCTACCTGATCGACCCCGAGGTGGTCTGGATCCCCTCGGACCAGGAGGTGCGGCTCTACTCCGCCCGCAGCGGGGAGTTCCACACCCTCAACCGCACCGCCGCCGAGATCTGGCTCCAGCAGGCCGAGAGCGGCTCGGTGACCGAGGCGGCGGCCGAGCTGAGCCGGCGGCACGGCGCCGAGGACGCCGCGCAGCACGCGCTGATCGCCAAGGACGTACGGGAGTTCGTGGACCGGCTGCTGGCCCAGGAGCTGCTGGTGGTGGAGCCGGTGGAGTCGGCCGGGGCGGCGGGTGCGGCGGATGACTGA
- a CDS encoding S24/S26 family peptidase, with protein MTEASAEVALLRRALASVGRAKVRTTGRSMLPAIAPGTVVTLVARPFGEVVPGDVVMAVLGGRLIAHRVVRATGAALLTLGDNLPLLDPPVGPEQYLGVVPECHGPVPVRTADLAAFPVHGRGVTLIRTPGPATPPRRPGRPVIAVTPYGALPAGELDALLGAAGSRDLDLLVGYAFGYAGSGARMLPPSAADFHIGYGSPLDPPSPERTLAFVEERVRAARTAAGVGA; from the coding sequence ATGACTGAGGCGAGTGCGGAAGTCGCCCTGCTGCGTAGAGCGTTGGCCTCGGTGGGGCGGGCGAAGGTGCGGACGACCGGCCGGAGCATGCTGCCCGCGATCGCGCCGGGCACCGTGGTCACCCTGGTGGCCCGGCCGTTCGGTGAGGTGGTGCCCGGGGACGTGGTCATGGCTGTGCTCGGCGGCAGGCTGATCGCCCACCGGGTGGTCCGGGCCACCGGCGCCGCGCTGCTGACGCTGGGGGACAACCTCCCGCTGCTCGACCCGCCGGTCGGCCCGGAGCAGTACCTCGGTGTGGTGCCGGAGTGCCACGGCCCGGTGCCGGTGCGGACGGCCGATCTCGCCGCCTTCCCCGTCCACGGGCGGGGCGTGACCCTGATCCGCACCCCCGGGCCCGCCACCCCGCCCCGGCGGCCCGGGCGGCCGGTGATCGCCGTCACCCCGTACGGCGCCCTGCCGGCCGGGGAGTTGGACGCGCTGCTCGGCGCGGCCGGGAGCCGGGACCTCGACCTGCTGGTCGGGTACGCCTTCGGCTACGCCGGCTCCGGGGCGCGGATGCTGCCGCCGAGCGCGGCCGACTTCCACATCGGGTACGGCTCACCGCTCGACCCGCCCTCGCCGGAACGGACGCTGGCCTTCGTCGAGGAGCGGGTGCGGGCGGCCCGGACGGCCGCGGGGGTGGGGGCATGA
- a CDS encoding ABC transporter ATP-binding protein codes for MTAAVRVEGLVKSYPEMTRNAVDGMSFELAAGEVVGLLGPNGAGKTTLTKLLCGVTTPTAGRVTVFGAEPVNGSGAKREIGVMHQAGPFDMMLTVEDNLRIAAAFKDLGWREVRSTVKELLDLLGLGGSAGQLVFTLSGGERRRLQIIRALLGRPRLLLLDEPSAGMDVGGRRQLWGLLRELRGRHGTTVLWTSHYVEELERNCGRVLIVDRGRILAQGGPRELAERYGSPVALVQPAEPAGVEPLVEQSRRAGLRAVVAGGLVELTGAGVRDRLPALLDRHRAEGRAVTSVDFRAPSLEDAFVDLVERRRDH; via the coding sequence ATGACGGCCGCCGTGCGGGTCGAGGGCCTGGTCAAGAGCTACCCGGAGATGACCCGCAACGCGGTGGACGGGATGAGCTTCGAGCTGGCCGCGGGCGAGGTGGTCGGATTGCTCGGGCCCAACGGCGCGGGCAAGACCACGCTCACCAAGCTGCTCTGTGGCGTCACCACGCCCACGGCGGGCCGGGTCACCGTGTTCGGCGCCGAGCCGGTGAACGGCAGCGGTGCCAAGCGGGAGATCGGGGTGATGCACCAGGCCGGCCCGTTCGACATGATGCTCACCGTCGAGGACAACCTGCGGATCGCCGCCGCGTTCAAGGACCTCGGCTGGCGTGAAGTCCGTTCCACTGTCAAGGAGTTGCTCGATCTGCTCGGGCTGGGCGGCAGCGCCGGCCAGCTGGTCTTCACCCTCTCCGGCGGCGAGCGTCGGCGGCTGCAGATCATCCGCGCCCTGCTCGGCCGCCCCCGGCTGCTGCTGCTCGACGAGCCCTCGGCCGGGATGGACGTCGGCGGACGGCGGCAGCTCTGGGGCCTGCTCCGGGAGTTGCGGGGGAGGCACGGCACCACCGTGCTCTGGACCAGCCACTACGTGGAGGAGCTGGAGCGCAACTGCGGCCGGGTGCTGATCGTCGACCGGGGCCGGATCCTGGCCCAGGGCGGCCCGCGCGAGCTGGCCGAACGGTACGGCTCGCCGGTGGCCCTGGTGCAGCCGGCCGAGCCCGCCGGGGTCGAGCCGCTGGTGGAGCAGTCCCGGCGGGCCGGGCTGCGGGCGGTGGTGGCCGGCGGCCTGGTGGAGCTCACCGGCGCCGGGGTGCGCGACCGGCTGCCCGCCCTGCTGGACCGGCACCGGGCCGAGGGCCGGGCCGTGACCTCCGTGGACTTCCGCGCCCCGTCGCTGGAGGACGCCTTCGTCGATCTCGTGGAGCGCCGCCGTGACCACTGA